From the Thunnus albacares chromosome 24, fThuAlb1.1, whole genome shotgun sequence genome, one window contains:
- the LOC122976474 gene encoding cyclic AMP-responsive element-binding protein 1 has translation MTMEAGAETQQSGETAVSESEAQQITLAQASIAAGQVTSSSPTVTLVQLPNGQTVQVHGVIQAAQPSVIQSPQVQTVQISTVAESEDSQESVDSVTDSQKRREILSRRPSYRKILNDLSSDAPAVPRIEEEKSEDDSAPAITTVTMPTPIYQTSSGQYIAITQGGAIQLANNGTDGVQGLQTLTMANAAAAQPGATILQYAQTSDGQQILVPSNQVVVQAASGDVQAYQIRTAPTSTITPGVVMATSPALGTGTGTEEVTRKREVRLMKNREAARECRRKKKEYVKCLENRVAVLENQNKTLIEELKALKDLYCHKSE, from the exons ATGACCATGGAGGCTGgtgcagaaacacagcaaaGTGGTGAAACAGCTGTCTCTGAGTCTGAGGCCCAGCAGATCACCCTGGCCCAG GCGTCCATAGCAGCGGGCCAGGTGACGTCCAGCAGTCCCACAGTCACCCTGGTGCAGTTGCCCAACGGTCAGACAGTCCAAGTGCACGGGGTGATCCAAGCTGCCCAGCCCTCTGTCATCCAGTCTCCACAGGTCCAGACAGTACAG ATTTCGACTGTCGCTGAGAGTGAGGACTCTCAGGAGTCCGTAGACAGCGTCACAGATTctcagaagagaagagagatcCTGTCTAGACGACCTTCTTACAG GAAAATTCTGAACGACTTATCATCAGATGCTCCAGCAGTTCCTCGGATTGAGGAAGAGAAGTCAGAGGATGACTCTGCCCCCGCCATCACCACAGTCACCATGCCCACTCCCATCTATCAGACCAGCAGTGGCCAGTACA TTGCCATTACCCAGGGAGGGGCCATCCAGCTGGCCAATAACGGCACAGATGGAGTTCAGGGCCTGCAGACACTGACCATGGCCAACGCCGCTGCAGCCCAGCCTGGTGCCACCATCCTGCAGTACGCCCAGACCAGTGATGGGCAGCAGATCCTAGTGCCCAGCAACCAAGTTGTTGTACAAG CGGCCTCTGGAGATGTCCAGGCCTATCAGATCCGCACAGCACCAACCAGCACCATCACTCCTGGGGTCGTCATGGCGACCTCACCTGCACTGGGCACAGGAACAGGCACAGAGGAAGTCACACGCAAAAGGGAAGTGCGCCTTATGAAAAACAG GGAGGCAGCCCGCGAGTGTCgcaggaagaagaaggagtaCGTCAAGTGTTTGGAGAACCGCGTGGCTGTGCTGGAGAACCAGAACAAAACCCTCATCGAGGAACTCAAAGCCCTCAAAGACTTGTACTGCCACAAATCCGAGTAG
- the mettl21a gene encoding protein N-lysine methyltransferase METTL21A, with translation MALVPYVENAIPALSKLQNSSAQFNFANHDIRLVQDWKKLGVAAVVWDAAVVMCMYLELGQVELKGKVAIELGAGTGLVGIVAALLGANVTITDRQPALDFLSANIKANLPTDVQGSAVVSELSWGEGLERYPTGGFDLVLGADIVYLEDTFVPLLQTLEHLSSDTTVVLLACKIRYERDTNFLGMLKQQFRVEEVYYEKQRDIHIYKAWKLPPRRDL, from the exons ATGGCTCTCGTTCCTTATGTAGAGAATGCGATACCTGCGCTTTCCAAACTGCAAAATTCATCAGCACAGTTTAATTTTGCCAACCACGACATCCGTCTTGTGCAGGACTGGAAAAAGCTTGGGGTAGCAGCAGTTGTGTGGGATGCG GCTGTTGTCATGTGTATGTACCTGGAGCTGGGGCAGGTGGAGTTAAAGGGGAAGGTGGCTATTGAACTGGGAGCTGGCACTGGACTGGTCGGCATTGTAGCAGCTCTGCTGG GTGCCAATGTGACCATCACTGACAGACAGCCAGCCTTGGACTTCCTCTCAGCCAACATCAAGGCTAATCTTCCCACAGATGTCCAGGGATCAGCGGTTGTGTCAGAGCTGTCCTGGGGCGAAGGCCTTGAACGGTACCCAACTGGGGGATTTGATCTCGTGCTGGGAGCAGATATTGTTTACCTGGAGGACACCTTTGTGCCACTGCTGCAGACTTTGGAGCACCTGAGTTCAGACACCACTGTGGTGCTGTTGGCCTGTAAGATCCGCTATGAGCGAGATACTAACTTTTTGGGCATGTTGAAGCAGCAGTTCAGAGTTGAAGAGGTTTACTATGAGAAACAAAGGGACATCCATATATATAAAGCTTGGAAACTGCCACCCAGGAGGGATTTGTGA